One Alkalicoccus halolimnae DNA segment encodes these proteins:
- the nirD gene encoding nitrite reductase small subunit NirD, whose protein sequence is MEKTARKVDAGPVEDFTVKIGKEVLIGDLKLAVFRLAEDEFHTIKNECPHKKGPLTEGMISGEHVFCPLHNWKIDITDGQVEEPDEGCVQTFKTEIIDNNVYITV, encoded by the coding sequence ATGGAGAAGACTGCCAGGAAAGTAGACGCCGGTCCTGTAGAGGATTTCACGGTTAAGATAGGCAAAGAAGTATTGATCGGAGACTTAAAGCTTGCCGTCTTCCGGCTGGCCGAAGATGAATTTCACACGATAAAAAATGAATGCCCGCATAAGAAGGGCCCGTTAACGGAAGGTATGATCAGCGGAGAGCACGTTTTCTGTCCGCTGCATAACTGGAAGATAGATATCACAGATGGACAGGTGGAGGAGCCGGACGAAGGGTGCGTCCAGACATTCAAAACAGAAATTATTGATAATAACGTTTATATAACCGTTTAA